Part of the Mauremys reevesii isolate NIE-2019 linkage group 20, ASM1616193v1, whole genome shotgun sequence genome is shown below.
TATAATGGAGTTTATAAttcgtttttttaaaacaagattagGCTTGATATATACTGGTTAGGAACGCATGTTATAGCACCTTCCGGGAAAAGCCATGTTTAAATGTGTATTCAGGAGCTTAAGGAATGTAAAGTCTTCTGCAATCTCTTGATAAATTGGGTTTTATAAAAGTGCACTATATTAACAACATTTAATATATCAGAATGAGCCTGATTACAAATAGTATTCAAATAAAGTAAAAGTGTAGGGACAAGTAAGGTACAAAATGTAAGACACTGCAGATTGTTGCCAATTTCTCCATAGAATTCTTCTGTTACAAGATACAGCTATAAAACTTGAATTAATTTACTTAGTTTTTCTCTAATTTAATAGAAAAGTTATTTGTAGTTATCATGAATGTTATAGAAATGTTTTCTAATAGGAACTTACATTTCATATTGGCCAACTCCTCCATGGTCCATGCTTTCACTTAACTGAccctgggatggagggggagaatGTTTAAAAAAGTCACTACAATAACACCATAACTGTAAACAAAAACAGTGAGTACTAACAGtaagctttgtttaaaaaacaaagacatGTCACGGTCTGACTGATTTAGCTCTAAAATTTGTTAAACTGGCCAAGAAGTCATATGCAACAAATTATCAAAAGGAAGCAATTTGTATGATAGGCTTTCACAAAACATTTACAGAGTTCTGCAGAAAAGTTGCAAAATTCCCAAGGATCCCACAACTACAGCAGGCGAATCCACTACTTTTTAAGCTAACTGCAGTTATCTGATTATGTTTGTACAAGCAGCAATGAATCCAACTCCAGATAAATCTTGTAAAAATGCAGTGgcatttcaatttttatttttacacctGTGTTCATGTAAGAATTTTGGTGAACAGGACTCATACATGTAATGGCTATCCTGTACAAAGGTTTCCTCTAAAGAATCTGACTTGTTGTGGAACCAGATGACTAAAGGAACTGGAAACAGATATAGTGAATTAACTGTGAAATTCTAAATAATTAGGGAAAGGACGCCATACAAAGGTCTGAAAGCTGCAGTTTTCATTTTTACGTTGTAAAATATTCAATAAGTAAGGCTCTATGTAATTCACGATATTGTGGATCCcgcaatattaggcttccactgGAATTCTGATTTTAATTAGCTTACTTTGCACAGTCCACAATTTTGCATTCATTTTGAGGTTTGCAACACACTTTTTTCACCATTAATACAGTACTTTTCCCATTTATCCAAGCTGACAGTAGCAGGGCTCCTGCTGTTAGCCCTGTGCATTAATTACTGTAATATAGTTGcagcaaaatgtctggttatcaaaAAAATTAGCAAGCATAACAAGACTTGTGTGTTTATATTGCACCAgcaaatttttcttaaacaaataggtCTTCTCTGGCTTTTCGAAATTACCGCGAATAATAATGGTGAATTATTACTTTTCCACGTCTTGTCTGCAACTTAGCCGCAATTATTTGACAATCATACCATGATTCAAGTAGGCTTGACTTATACTGGTTAGGAAAGCATGTTATATATAGCTTGCACTACTGCCAGCCACACTGGTCTTGTTCTGTAAACAGAGGCTTTCATTTTCCAAGTCTCATTTTCATCAGCATTAcacttgttttttaaaagttttttttaaatctgtttttcatTCAAGAAGCCATGGGTCTTCCTTCTTGTCATCTCAGACAACCAAGCATTTGAAGATTAGTGGTATGCTAGCTGGACAGTCTCACTTTGGTTTGCATTTACTGTCATTTGACTTTCTTACAGATGAGAGAAATATTAAAGCTGCTGTTATATTCAGTAAAACTCTGTGGCAACCAAGAACTGTGGCTTAATTGCAATCTCCCTAGTCAGAAGAAGTCTTGTGGCAATTTCATTTCCTAGGTTAGCGGTATCTGTAGGCACACCTGTAACATCACTTGTTCTTGTTGCTGCTATAATAGCTTTTTGGAGTGAAAACTTTCCAGCTGCAGGATTACCTAGTCTAATATAGTTTCACATCCAGCTCACATTCAGTTTGATGATTTCAAACTCTCAGTTCAGAGATGTCTTTCTGTTCCTCAAAGTTATGCAGTATGCCACCTGGAGGTAGCTTTCAATAAAGCTCATGCTTTCCTGTTGATCCTCTCCCCTCAAATTATTTGCTCTTGTGTTCTCTTTGGTTCTATGTTTTGCTTTAACTATACTAAATCTACAGTAACTCTACTCTTATTTATTGTTCAAATGCCCTATTttattgcttttttccccttctggtgTTACTAACACTGAAAATGAAAGTAGTCATGAACTGAAATTGATTGTCCCACTAGTTTGTTCATCCTGCCCGAGAGCCAAGTTTGCTTGTTAATGCGCATTAACTCTAACGGAAATTGTGCTGCAAATATTACCCACATTTATGGGAGAGTACAGTCATAACGGTTGATGAATTAGGATTCGCTGACTCTCGGTCCTTAGGGTTGAACTTTTGGGAACTCTAGGACCGCAATTTGCTCACTTCCATGGACCATCTGAGACTGTTGGCAGCCTTCAAGGTGTGATCTGAGGGACATTTTTAGCCAGGCATTTTGTTGGTTACTGATGTTGCTCCCACGGTCTTTTCTTTAAAGTTGATAAATTATACTggctacaaaaagaacaggagtacttgtggcaccttagagactaacaaatttatttgagcataagctttcctgttattctctaaggtgccacaagtactcctgttctttttgcggatacagacttacatggctgctactctgatatATTGGCTACAGTGAGCCAGCAAAATAATGTCTTTACTGTTTTTAAACTATTGACACTGACGGACACCAAATAATCTGTGTAAAAATACTGTAAACAATGGCTGGTTTCAGACTGTAATGGCACAACCCTAAAGACACAAGATCAAGAGCAACATCAGATTGGCAAGGTAATAGGAGCTTGACATAAGGTGAGGCGCTCAGTTTATTTTGGAGAGGCTGTAACATTCATCACTCTTCTGTACCTGGTAATCACTATAAACTTCTTGCAGTTCAATGCCTGTGCACTTTAGACAAGATTGACAATTCCCTGGGGAAAAGTAGTTTGGCCACAGCACTGATAAATACCATCTTAAGCCCGGTTTAAACCAGAAAATTGGTAAAAACTAATTGCATCAGTGTCCAGCAAGTTCAGCAAGGACAGGAACAAATCTTGTCAAATTCTGGATACATCCATTCAAAAATGGAGGAATAGTCTCAGTCTCTCCACTACATCAAAATTGGGCTTCTGCTACAGAATGTTGGATTGCCAAATGGACCTGGGTGGTTAGTCTGAAATGCTGTATGCTTCTGACTGCTTAAGGCTTCAAGCCTACAACTCTGCATTATTGCAGTTTTCATATAACCAAATATTTTTGACTTTTTTCTATACAatattgaaaactgaaatgaGCCATGACATGTATGACTTCCTTGAGAAAATATGGAACCAAAATACAGACATTCAACTGTTCAGTGTTATAGTTATATATTTACTATTATAACCACTGCAGTTTTACTTTCTATTTGTAAAACTCTGAATTAATCTATGAATATACTGCCTTATATAACCACAATTTGAATACCTAACAAACAATAAGTGTAATATGGTATGCATTAACAAAATAGTTTTTAAAGCAGAAAATGCCTTAAACTGGGACTAATTAGTTTTTCCCAGGGTAGTAAAAACCACCTCTGGTAAATACCATGCCATCTCTGACTTTAGATGTTAGCACAGAAGTGATTATTATAAATTTTCCAATATAGATTAGCATTTCTGGGCTGATCTAATGTGTGGGACACTTATGTCAAACTATTTTGAACTGAATATAAGTAGTTCTGggttattgttgttttttaaattatatactaGAAAAGGTAAAACAACCCACTCATTCACACATAAAAGCATCCTCAAATTTAGACTGGCATATTATGGTGTGTCAGCTAAAAGGCAATCACTGACGATTCTTAGCTCAATATATCTATTCTTAGAAAAATAAATCATGGTTACTGAGTTACTTAAGATTTGATCCAATTCAAATTTATTATCGTTAGTACCAGATTGAGTTCTACACTATGGGAAAGTTTTATAACTACAAAGTCCAAGCACGGGGCAGATAAGCCTCCTGAAATAAATACCCGGCAGCAGCCGTGTGCAGGTCTCAGCCCTCACCTCAAAAGCCGGGCGGGGGGCGGAAACCACCAAATATGAAGGGGGAAAGGACGGTGACGCCTGACTGGGGCACATCGGCGTTAAAACAAACTGCCTAGGACTAACGTCGGGGGACGCGTCGCCCACCGCCGCCCACAGCTGCACCCGCACAGCGGTGCCACCCGCGAGGGGTGGTGCAGCAATTGCCACAGAGGCAGGCAGCAGCTCATCCAGACAGGGCACCTCGCTCCCTCACCAGGCCGCCCCTCCTCTCCCGCTGACTAGGCCGGCCCCCGTCACCCTCCTCGGCGCATCGGGCCCCTCACCGGAGCGGACCCGTCCTCCGAGCCCGTCGCCCGCCCGGGTCTCCCGCTCGGATCCCAGGTCGGGCCGCTCACCGGACTGGGCCGGGCCCCCCCGCCCTACCCCCTGGCGAGGCCCGCTCCCTCTCAGCCCCTCGCCGGCTCAGGCTCccccctctcaccccctcctccaaCTCCTCGTCCGAACCCGCGTCTTCGGGCTGGTCCAGGTCAATGTCGAACACGCCCGCCATGGCCTGGGTGCGAGCAGCGCCTCCGCCGCCCCTTCCGCGCTGTGCTGAGTCCGCGGGGCCTGGGCCGCCTCATGGGCCCGCAGCCCCTAACGCCGCCACGGCCGCCATCGCCGGCTGCCAGGCTTCAGCGCGGCTGCGCCCCCGCCCTGACTCCGTCTACGGCGCAGGCGCACGACCCAACCCCGTGACCGCAAGGGACCACACTGCACATGCGCAGAACGCACCATGGCGTGCGACCTCAGTGGCGGCTCGTACGGAGCATGCGCAAAGCTCCGTCGGCCGCTAGATTTACTGGCACCGAGCATGCGCAGACTGCAGAGTGAAGCTTCTCGGCTCGGTGCATGCGTATAATGTTAACTGAAGCCTGCGCACTGAAGCCCCCTACACCGCCTCCTGCTGGCTCAGAGCATGCGCAAGAGGTCTGTTGAAAGGCGGCTCTGTAGCGCTGCCGGAGGGGCCAGGAGGCTTGTTGTGATGGTAACGCTGCGCGCGCTCCCTGAGGGAAGGAGTCTTGACCTGCTGGGGCAGAATCCTGGCGTGAGACCGTGAGGGGCGAGACTCAGGTAGCGAGCTGGTCCTGGCGGGGAGGCGCTTGGGGCTGGGGTACGGTACGCGCCCTGTGCTGGCGTGGGGCGGCGGGGGGTTATGAGGGCTACACGGGACGGCGGGGATGCAGGACGGGGACAAAGAGGCATCGCTCTCCGCGTGGGAGCAGGATGGGGACCTGGGATCGGGGGGTGCCACGTACGTGGCTGGATGAGGGGGGCCTGGGATCGGGGGGCCCCACGGACGGGGGCCTGGGCTCGGGGGGCGCCACGTACGTGGCTGGATGAGGGGGGCCTGGGATTGGGGGGTGCCACGTACGTGGCTGGATGAGGGGGGCCTGGGATTGGGGGGTGCCTCCTACGTGGCTGGATGAGGGGGGCCTGGGATCACGGGGTGCCACATACAGGGGCCTGGGATCAGGGGGTGCCACCTACATGGCTGGATGAGGGGGGCTTGGTATGGGGGGTACCACCTATGTGGCTGGATGAGGGGGGCCTGGGATCACGGGTGCTAGTTCAACTCCTACTCCCTTCTGCCCTCCCCACAAAGATAGAATACAGTCATTCTCAACATTCTTGATAGACGGATTGGGTATTAAACTAGAATTTACAATTGTGGGAGTGTAATGAGTGGGCTATGGTTGGCTGCTTTAACAGAATGATACATACCAACTATTATAGTTTCAACTGGATGGATTATGTAAGTGTGAATGGCTTCTACGTGTCAGTTTAGCTTCCCAGAGTAATTCTTCTCATTGATCTAGCTTGGTTTCATCCACCCCTGTAATGCATGCAAGAATCTAAATTCACAGATTTGAAATGGGATCCTGTAGATCtttcagcagcaggtgcttcttTGCATCTGCAAGGAAGGGACTATTGGCAGAGTAATGCCCCGGTAGGTCATGTAGGCAGTGTTGGAAAAGATTTTGTTTCACCCAGAGGAGAATGTGAGGCTCTAATCTGTCCATAGTTGTATCCTGAACTAGCCTTTTATTTCTAAGATTTCCCACTGTTGCTACCACCAGTGCAGCTCCATCAGCGGGAGCATTAATATAATCCAGCATTTTAACTTCAGTGTCATTTAAATTTGGTGGTCTAGGCAACCTGCTAGTTTAAAATACCAGTGTCTGGTCTATTTTAGAGCTTCTACCATGGCTAACAACAGACTAACTGAACCACTGGAACTGCAGAAAAAGAAGCAGACGAGCCTGCAACAACACTGAATGCCAGTAATGTCTAAATGACAATAGAGTCTTCATGTGTCAGCTGAGACTTGCACGTATGAACAGATGGGGTAGCGCAGTTGTGCTTGAGCATTAGTCATTGAGGTTCATATTAGGAACCTTAGCCTTCAACCTGCAGTGTCTGAGGCAGTTAAATATAGGCCGGCTTTGTGTGACATAAAAGAGAGATATAAGTACCATGGAAAACCCAATTGTTCGTTTTTCTGATTGTCCTGAGCAGCAattggtggggaaaaaaattcaacaCCTGACCCCACTCAAACACACCACAGCCCCACTGTGGCCACTGTCAACACTCAATGATGGCCGCAGCCCCTTCAGAGGAGTTTCAGCCACTAAATCCACATAGCTGCAGGGTTTAAATAGTCTGGAAAACCGCACAGCTGCCCTTTGTACAAGGGAAATTTCACTGCCCAAACGTGCTTTTCATGGGTTATGAAACTGGTCCAAAGTCTTCCACTCTCTACAGCTTGATCAACCACAGTAAAAAGCACAAatctatatttttttctttttaggatTAAATCCAAGGTGAAGGAGAATGTCAATAGTCACAGTACAGCTTGGTCAGTGTGGTAACCAGATTGGTTACGAGGTGTTTAATGCTATCTGCAATGACTTCCACAGCACACATGGACTGTGCTCCAAGAAGGAGAATGAATCCTATCAGGAAGCTTGCAAGGAACGTTTCTTCAGTGAGGAGAAAACTGGAGGTACaatttttaaggattttttttttcataccatACTGAGCCTGTTAGAAACATATGTAGTAATAaacaatactttgcatttctatttAAGGATGTGCTTTAGGTATATTCATGAACTTACCATCTCAGCCCTGTTGTCATCAGCATTTAACAAATGGCAAAGCAGACactgagaggtgaagtgacttgcccaaggtcacataccaagtcagtggcagagctggaacagATTCCTGCAGTCCTGAACCCTGATTCTGTGCCTTAATCCCAAGCCCACCTTTCTCTTTCTTACAATAATAGAACTATTGCAGTGAgctttgtttttcttgttttgtgcctttgaTTGCCATCATACATTCAAGAGAACTAATAAAGAGCTTTTCTAGATGAGAAACATGTTTTTGTTCTTTCCAGATTTCTGTTTATTACACACGTTAGGTAGATCAGATTTAAGTACTGGGGCATGAAGCCCGTCCATTTCAAATGCTAGCTGACCTGAATGGTTTCCCTACCGAGAAGGACTCCTGTCTATGTAGAGTTTGCAAAATACGTTTTGGGATAATGAAAGGTTCTATGCAAATGTAAAGCTTTGAGGGTCAGATCCCGCTCACCTTATTCTCATGTACTGTCcccctgaagttaatgggatGACTTGCATGAATAAGTATTATCTGGCCCTTCGTATGTTTTTATGCCTGTTATGTGAACATTGTTTTCTTGTTAAAAGGTTTAAGTATGATGCAGTCTTTttgattttgcatttttttttctctctctctctctctccagtaccTGTTGCCCGAGCTGTGCTTGTTGACATGGAACCGAAAGTAATCAGTCAGACCCTCTCAATAGCTGCTAGGTCTGGCCACTGGAAATATGACCATCAGTCACACTTCTGTCAGAAACAGGGGTCTGGAAACAACTGGGCAAATGGGTATGAATGATCACGGCAAGctttgctaataataataatacagcatGTGAATACTAAGCAACTGCCTAGACTCACAGCCATCCTCTCTTAGAAGCCGAACTGTTGCTGCTGTGAAGTAATACACTGCATGCATAACATTACCCTGATTTTACTGCTATTGTAGAGTGCTTGTGCTCTTTTTTGCAAGGAACTGAGATTGGTATTAACAGTGAAGACCTAATACTCAGTTACAGAAAAGTGACCAAAATGTCACCTAGACATGTAACTACTTGATTTGTGGATGCAGAGTGGAAGGCTAATTTAAAGATCAGGCTCTTACTGCAAAATAAATGGCACAACAGAAGAATTGAGGATTGTTCACTACAGGCACCATTGGTGACAGAAAGAGTTAGATAAATGGATCGGCAtttttaaaagaaggaaaaactactttatatatttgtgtggctGACTTCATTGCTTTTGTTTTGCTATAAAGTAAGAATTCTTGCTCTTTGTGCTTTCTCTCTTATGCTGCAGTTACTCTGTTCATGGGCCCAGGTACAGAGAAGTTATCATGAACCTGGTACAGAAGGAAGCAGAGAAGTGTGACCGACTCAGTGGATTTTTCACAGTAATGAgcatggctggtggcacaggatcAGGCATGGGAGCCTTTGTGACCCAGTGCTTAAGAGATGCTTTTCCAACCTCATTTATACTCAACCAGGTTATCTGGCCCTATGGAACCGGTGAGGTGAATGTTAAAGCTCCATGAGGGTTCTGCAAAATATTTAATCAGTATTAAAAGGCCAGTCTAGTgataacaaaaaaacccaaccctacaCTTGTTTTACCTTCTAGTGTTACAAATAACACCTAAAATGCCTATAACTGAAATATATTGGAGAAAGGGAGAGAATTGTTTCTTCGCAgtttatttactttgtgtatttaatATCACCTCATGTATAGTTAGTTTCATTGTTTGCCTGTAGTCAGTTGCTGTGGGTTTTTCAAAAGTgaaaacaaaacataatttttaaaatgtgattgtaaaactgCACGTCCCAACTATGAGACATATTTCACTAGTGCCTGAGGCTAACTAGTACGTATAAGGCCCCCATTTCCATAGTATGTGAGCACATCACAATTTTTCTCCATGTATTTATCGttacaacacctctgtgagacaCAGAAGTactattatctctattttacagatgagaactgaggcacagagacactggGCTAGTGTACACAAGAAAGGCTTTGCCAATACAGCTGTAATAGAGACACAGTTTATAACCAGCATAAGGAGatcttttgccagtatagttaaACTGCCTCACCAAGCAACATGAGCTATGCAGACAAAAGGGAcctgagggcagggagggaggtttGCTGGCATCACTATGTCAGACGCGGGGGTGAATTTTTCCACACACCCTGTACTGACATAGGTATgccaacaaaactttgtagtgtagacctggcctaagtgacttgcccaaggtcacacaggaagtctgtagtggagcagggaattgaaacaAGCCTCCAGTTTATTACATGGGAAGTATAATAAATACAGCATGATCCTACTGGTTCATTCTCAGTATATTGCTATGAATGCAGCGGTGGATGATAAGATCAAGGCAGGCTTTGTTCACTATCTAAGTGGAAGCTAAAAGTGTTGCTGAATTGGGTGCAGGATCTTGGTAAAGGGGGAATCAGTCACTCCATGAAGAATATCAAAAGAGGTGACATAAGTTACATAGACAAAAATTCTTAATTTAACTCATCCTTGTTGATGTGTGTTTGTGCTTCCAGGTAATTGTTCAAAACTACAACTCAGTTCTGACACTCTCACACCTGTACCAGTCAGCAGATGCTCTCCTTGTTCACGAAAATGATGCCATCCACAAGATCTGTGCTCAGCTAATGAATATTAAAAAGATCTCCTTCAGGGATGTAAATCAAGTAATTGCACATCAGCTGGGAAGTGTGTTCCAGCCCACTTACTCCTCAGAAGGTGCCTCACAGTATAGCAGAAGCCCACTAGGTATCTAATTATAATAATGCTTTCTGCCATCTA
Proteins encoded:
- the TUBD1 gene encoding tubulin delta chain isoform X1, with product MSIVTVQLGQCGNQIGYEVFNAICNDFHSTHGLCSKKENESYQEACKERFFSEEKTGVPVARAVLVDMEPKVISQTLSIAARSGHWKYDHQSHFCQKQGSGNNWANGYSVHGPRYREVIMNLVQKEAEKCDRLSGFFTVMSMAGGTGSGMGAFVTQCLRDAFPTSFILNQVIWPYGTGEVIVQNYNSVLTLSHLYQSADALLVHENDAIHKICAQLMNIKKISFRDVNQVIAHQLGSVFQPTYSSEGASQYSRSPLGDLMESLVPHPEFKMLGLRNIPQMSENSLEYSTFTWPGLIKHLRQMLIANAKMEEGIDWQVRPPLPGHPVPPKASPSKALHFNTSIANLVVLRGKDVQSVDLGSFRDPALYTSWLNPQEAFKIWKTPRAFNKYEKSASLVSNSQFLLKLMDHIVGKAWNMFASKAYVHQYTKFGIEEEDFLDCFTTLEQVISSYASL